TCGTCAAATTTACCTTAGTTTTGATTttgatttcgggaatcaaattgtatctcgtctcgaatttttTCGTCCGCGGTGGTCAAAGAATccaaaattatttgaccaaattCCGGTACGAATCtcatacccacacccatactagtgtcgtgtcgataCGGATGCGACACCTAAATTGTCAGGTCGGAGCAACTTAGCTATTGTTTACTCGCTTTTGTCCTTTTTGGCTGGAAAGAAGAATTAATACAATGTAAAAGCTGAAAACAGACAAACATTTGCTGTTTAGATCAGATTCAGAACCGAAACCCCTTGTGGACAGACATAACTGTCCATAGAGATGGCTTTTGAGAATTTTTGTATAAGAAAATTGAATCTGGAACTTGTGGTCAGATGAATCTTCGAATGTGACAACTATGGGAGTAAGACAGTCTGACCAAAAGACTAGTACTTTTTTTATCAAGTagttgtcttttttttttcttcgtcTTTTTGGCTTCTTGTTGCCCAATTGTTCTTACCTCAACACCCATTTTGAATGGTGTCAACTGGTTGATGTTTAAGGTTCAATTTCCACTAGTAAAACTCATTGAGATCACAAATCATCGTACTATATTATAATcacgaaaaattttaggtgaagtTAGTTTACTATAATAACCTTCAAAAATTGAATGACCAAATTATCCTCTACCTAAAATTAAAATTACCTCTTACTAAATTATATTTTGTACTTAATTCCCCGTAAAAAATTCATAACATTAATGAAAGAAATAATTCCAATATTGGGAACCGTACACTTTTTAGCCGTTATTGGACACTTTTTACCGATATTATTACAGTTCCTTTATATTATTTCCTTCTTCTATTTAATTTTCTCTCCTCTTTTAAATCCTATATCACATAAAGTTTCAGTTATAACACTTTTATATTCTTTCGGTTACAACTTCTTGTATTCGTCActtaattataaaatttaaaaggATTCTTCACCATTAAATTTTGAATATTGTACCACTATTTAAATAGACAGATCATACGCATTCGCCATCTTGCTTTCATTGTGACCAAATTCAAATACTGTGTTGTGCGAATGAAGAGAAATAGGTTAGATGCATAGATTGAATGAGGTCAGTGAACAAGGCATTAACAACCAACACTCTTTTGTAATTTCATGGCATCATcaatactactactactatctTATCAAATAGTATTTCATTGACATCATATCATATTATATCAATAATTCTTCCTTCACTCATAAAGTCATCAAGCACCGGTCACATGGTttattgtttaccctaaaaattgagtaacaattaaacttatgtTGTGGTTTTAatgatatgtgatttaaaccagcaccaattgataaacaacgaattaaatagataacttgggcaataaaataaatcaaaccggtctgcaaacgatgcctcgacctcgattcgagatagtttCGAGGTTAATTAATAAGAACAATATAGGATAGAACAAACATCGATGAATAGTGATGAACAAAGAAAACaacgtatatgtatattcttatcagtgaataatattttttttacaagtgaatgggatccctctttatataatagaggaatcctaaataaggtacaactctaataacggaagtagatcccatgattaGTGCTAATAACtcctttgatttgatctgtttcgGGATTTCCGCCCTGACTTttgaccggttactgatatctcgccattccgttattacgccttactcgaagtcaatCATGCTCTATCTCAATGGACACTTCGATCTCCAGGTATGATATTCTATCTTCAAGCTCGAGCcagatctattatgaggttactcTCGAGGTaactcccctgccaacgaaatcgggtatgcccgatttcgaccgtatatagatagtcccctcgttttttggagtgtaacgagaagaaatgaatttgagacttcgatttaatacctcgatcaattatgacGTCAACATTGTGACGTAAGCGACATAAGTGATTGAAGCGTCGTGTCTGCGCAATTtccaaggtcattaattaacgccagttgatggtcggccaccagtattttcaaaccgtcaaagtggctattataaatagaccaccttcataatcttttcaaactttactttcaaacttcttctaatcttcaaaagctcttctattctcttcaagCCCATCAACTTTGACGGTTTCCgtttgccaatctcttattaaaacacAAATTCCGCCTTTTCCTTCCTTAAACTTCATATAgtaatggcaaaaacatcaaagaccgtTCCTCAAGAGGAAAAGGCCTCCTCATCGCGGCCGACCagtgacaaaacaccggtggagccacgtatcgaagagtgcatccccgggccatgtgaacttacttccgactttaaagtcgaaaaaccctcttcggttcctggccgatgcgagcccatgtctagatacatctgttcgatgtccgaaggcgatctcgagcaggtgaaaaaggactgccactgggagaataaagaggtggtgattcctacccctGAAGAGTACATCGcaactcatgtgaaagggttcttaagtgtgtatacttaccctttcacactgggttccgtcgatcccgtcataatcgacttctgccgccaataccgggtaaccctaggccagatctacccctctttttggcgcattgtcattttgctcagattcttctcgagcaagatcgagggatgtctttcaccctcgatcatctcattaggctatacagaccccgtctttatcggggcgaactgataaggcttcagcgctgggccacgaaggtgctattctcgagcatagatgaggacaaggaCTGAGGATGGATATGCCGGTTTGTCCGAGTCAGGACCTCCGATTTAATCcccgccgagaagatgccatcccccgaagaatggaacatgaagcgtaagtagaacTTCACCGATAACGTTTGGTcacttgttatgtttcctttacctcttctcatctatattcttctttatggtgcagctTCCCCCTGGTTTCCTGGTGTAGTCCAGGACCTTGCAGGTTGGATTCGACAACTGGTTTCAACCTCTTCGTATgctgagcgctcatggcgtgatttggccaacggtcgatgggaggccaaaaatcatggtaagttctcatgtccgtgtttgatgctttcctgtgaaatacttccttttaacttgatttcttctcatacagTTCTTGGAGATAGTGTCGTTATTAGGCTGCCTCCCCTCGGGGAAGAGGAGGTCCTGAAGCCGACAAAGATAAGAAAAGGAGAAAGGCCTCGCCACCAGATACCCCAAGGCCCAAGAAAAGCAGGGCACAAAAGTCGAAGACTGATCTCGCCGTTCTACCTGCCGATGTAGTCCAAACACTACGAGACAAAGATGAGGAGGGAGAAGATATCAACTGCCTGCTGGTGGCTTGGAAGAGGGATAGAATCGAAGCTTCGAAAGCTCCTGAGCAGGTGACGGTCGAGGGGGTTCAGCCGTAGACCGAGGTGATCTCGGGGGAAGGTCCGAGCAGAGTCCCCGAATCATCGGGTGTTGATGATGCCTCCTGCCGTGATGCGCAACTGGTAGGTATGCCCGAAGGGTCTAGTTCCGtggcccttcaaagagaagagaattCCCCAAGTGACTCGCTCAGAGCAATTAATATTGATGATTCTCCGCCCGGCCCCACGTTCTCTGAGGGGCAGTTTCGGGGTGCCCGATCTATGGGGACCCCCGATGTGGGGATATCCCCAGAAGGGGATAATATACTTCGTAGTTGCTTCGTGGGGGTCGATGATGTTTTTGGCCTTgacgcatcactcatttttgATGAGGCTCAGTGACTTCTGAACTAAGTAAGTTTTAGCCCATGCTACCATGCTTGCGTTTGTTCTTATTTATCTAAGtctgatttcctttctttctgTACAGGCTACAACGCTCCATCGAGAAGCGTCTTCCAAGTACCGAGCTGAGCTGGCTCAATATGAGGCTAATCTCAAAAAGGTTATAGAGGAGAGAAacgccctcaaactcctctatgtgtgaaaagaagaggagatcatgagaattcgagccgagctgacaagaacccatcgagatcagaccgagcttattgaacgggtaatgtaaatttttgggagcttgttatgtattaacttgatattggcAACTAACACTTTGATCCTGCAGGTTCAGCAAAAGGCCGAATTGGTTGAAcagcttcgtgaggaggccaagatgaaagaggcagagactttggggtggaagcaaccgtctcgcctcggagaaagatgcggttcgggcccaactgtcttcggttgagcgtcaactccaaagtgtgaaggTGGAGAACTTGGCCCGAGCCCAGTAGGTTGAAGAGCTCGAGACTCGATTGGCCGTtgagcttgcaagggccacatccGAGGCAGAGGCACTCGTGGCCTCCTACCGAGCCATCGCTGAAGCCGCTAACACTCGGGCAAAGGAAATTTCCGATGCTGCTGAGGTTAGATTGTCCCGTGTTGCCGAGCACGCTGGGCGCCAGTCTCAaagagagactcttgaggaggtacatgctcgTGGCTTTGACCTCACGGCTGATATCGAGAGTGCGAAAATTTTGGAGGACGAGGCCGGAGCTTTGCTTTCCGATGATGAAGACTGTGCGAGTGTATCCGAGAGCGGAGAAGATGAAGCCCCCGAAGATGCAGCTCCCGAGGCGGACTAGGCACttagtattttttttccttttgttttttgaGTAAGACCCTgtgtggtctttgtaaatactttgcacATATGAAATATTCCTTTTCTTTCCGTTTCGTCTCTGATTTTTGATTTCTGATTCATGATAAATTCTGTTTTGCCTTTGTCTTGTGAAAACTTTATTGCAATCGGGTTGctgtagcctctataatcgagtgagcaacaactcgaactcagagtagaacaaacccGTAGGTTTTTTAGTTAAACGAAGGCGAGTCCCAGAGCTCAACAATATGttcgggattttgatttcggatgcCTTGATCGAAGCTATAATTGTACTGTTTTTGtagccgagttcgagtaagtttcgaactcacagtaacagaccccttaaggttttatatcatATAATGATGAATCTTCAAGCTATATTCAAGTCAattttatttgagctcggaatagtggaatccttaggtccgaattgagtgagaacaaaatcttgaactctaagtgtattggcccttaggctctttagattgggccgatatggcctctaaaagatggctactttttccctttttcggcttagaagacttagtaaaaatttctttatgccttaacacgtattctttacccattgggttttttgagggttcgatgtcgattgaaacccctttgctttttgtgccttatcacgtttgtgttaagataatttgatacctcttaaagTTTTTTGAGGGCTGATTTCATCGAAGcccttttgccgagggtagccttttttaaccggtttttcaaagaattcgaaggcATATTTTTATTGCGGGATTCGGATGTCTCCGAGCTGCCTTAATTTGGTCGTAGCCTATGAGTATGCCTCTTGGGTTTATTTCCCAATAACACTTCGAACTTGTTCCAAGTGTTAGCCCTCGAGAGTGATGTCCTCagcctatagatcgaggggtgcctctttgatgtctagtttagattactcgaatatgtcgatcatcgatggcagtccccgagtgtacgaggtatatttgtacttggcccttgagccatttctcacaaaatcataagtatagagcttgtatagtagaaaattttctttgagacacaagatgtttgatatagaaaaaatgcttctttgtataatttatacatacgtacatgttttgccatcggggctcgactaatctatacggacacggttcgtttgaccgtttggcccattacaaagtttctctatcgagaccctttgacacGAAGTAATTTCCTTGATAGtgtaacatccgagggtgatgccccccagtattcgaggttgattgtaaagaagccttggatactgttgaattgtccttaggtagcacataattgttgcctcattaaaaacctcgtcgggaaaacccacttgggacaaaaaccgatctaaggaaaaaagagagcaacgcgtgctttaaaacctgaggtctcgatgtcttcgatcgaacacctgcagtgagttagtgtcgaatatataaatgaaaaaaagggataaagtcatacctttagcaataataccgtttgagaagcaatatgttccaattatttggtagTTTTTCGCCGTCCATCGTGCCGGGCTTATAAGATCCCTTTTCGATgatgtcgaggacttggtagggtccttcccaatttgggccgagcttcccttcattaggatctcaaGTGTTGATGGTGAATTTCCTTAGGACTACGTCCCCGactctgaagtggcgaaggttggttctcctattgtagtatTTTTCGATTTGTtacttttgtgcagccattcgaacgagtgcggcttctcgtttttcatccaataattcgaggctagtattcatagcctcgtgatttgactcttctgttgtatgtcgaaacctggcactgggttccctgacttcgactggaatcaaggcttcggagccatatgctaaggagaacggggttgcccccgtactggactttgatgttgtttgatatgcccaaagaacttcgggtagaatttctctccattcccccttagcgtcgttcaaccttttctttaggttatgaatgatagtcttgttcgttgattcggcctgtccgttaccactagggtgatatggtgttgataacatcctttttattttgtggtcttcaaggAATTTCATCGCTTTGCTACCGATAAATTGTTtttcattgtcacacactatttcggcgggtatcccaaatcgacatatgatatgatcccagatgaagtctataacctctttctctctcactttctcgaacgcctgtgcttcaacccatttagagaaatagtcagtcataaataaaatgaacttagctttacctggggtcgatggcagagggctgacgatatccattccccatttcatgaacggccacggggataggactgaatgaagttgttctccaggctgatggatcatcggtgcaaacctttgacatttatcatatctttgaacaaactccttagtgtctttttccatgctatcccagtagtatcctgctctaatgattttgtgaatcagtgattcggcgccggagtggttcccacaagtaccttcatggacttctcatagaatataatcggtgtctcctggtcctaagcatactgccaatggtccatcgaatgtccttctgtataatattccatcttcagccaatgtgaatcgagcagctttggttcatagggccctcgactctttagggtccaatgggagctttccattattcaagtattcaatatatttattcctccaatcccaggttaaggtTGTATAGTTTAtatcggcatgaccttcctcgatcacggatctcgagagttgaacgacagtacccgagctgatctcatcttcctcgccCGATGACCCTAaacttgcaagtgcatcggccttactgttttgttctcgaggtacatgctgtaaagtccattccttgaaatggtgcaaggttacctgcagcttgtccaaatacctttgcattctatcctttcgaacttcgaaggttttatttacttggttcactaccagtaaagagtcacatttggcttcaatgacttctgctcccaagcttttagctagctcgagacctgcagtcatggcctcatactcggcctcattgttagtcaacctagaagttttgatagattgcctaatagtgctacccatgggcggcttcaaaacgatgcctagcccggaccccttcacatttgaagcaccgtctgtgaaaagggtccatacccccgatgatgtacccgattttaacaagagctcctttttgacttcgggtacgagggttggagTGAAGTCGGtcatgaagtccgctaaaatttgagacttgatggccgtccggggttgatattcgatatcgtacccactgagttcgacggacCATTTGGCCAATTGGCCCGATAGTTCagacttgtgcaaaatattacgaagtgggtaagtggttaatacgcatatggggtgacattgaaagtatggtcttaactttctagaggcgcttattagtgcaagtgcaAATTTCTCCAAATATgcatatctagtttctgcttctcctaaggttcgacatacataataaacggaaaattgtgtaccttgctcttctcgaactaggacaccacttaccgcacTTTTCGATAttgccaagtataagta
This region of Nicotiana tomentosiformis chromosome 4, ASM39032v3, whole genome shotgun sequence genomic DNA includes:
- the LOC138909905 gene encoding uncharacterized protein, translated to MRTRTEDGYAASPWFPGVVQDLAGWIRQLAASPRGRGGPEADKDKKRRKASPPDTPRPKKSRAQKSKTDLAVLPADVVQTLRDKDEEGEDINCLLVAWKRDRIEASKAPEQATTLHREASSKYRAELAQYEANLKKVQQKAELVEQLREEAKMKEAETLGATSEAEALVASYRAIAEAANTRAKEISDAAEVRLSRVAEHAGRQSQRETLEEVHARGFDLTADIESAKILEDEAGALLSDDEDCASVSESGEDEAPEDAAPEAD